One Pyrofollis japonicus DNA window includes the following coding sequences:
- a CDS encoding chloride channel protein, whose protein sequence is MSVQQENAARISSLQGRNYRVINWLIEAIGRLSYVEKWIFISTVTAITSSLVIGLFYIMLRLVIKISAMLHGVHVETGLTDYSVLAIHSHNKFMIVVTLLLGAAISSIIVYKLEPEAEGAGAESVVEAYHFRAGSLRARIAAVKTVASALVLGMGGSAGPEGPSVQIGGSVGAFTASILKLGIEERRLALIAGAAAALSFIFQSPIGAAVFAAEILYEEVLEASALPPALLSSAIAYALSLHILGPEYKLPSILINDLLSLYSPAALGAYILLGLIEAVFAYAFVKIFYAIKERIDRLVEKGVINVYTKTIVGASLASLIGLGVPAVLGTGEELLGEMLSAFGAQEGVGQLVGLHGSILAILILLAVMKMLATSLTVGSGLSGGLLTPSLFIGAMVGQVTGIIIGPHIGLQPAVLAYVGMASLAGAAFKAPIGLAFFVAEIGGTPALIVPGLVASLTASLATRRVTFIKSALRKPLPPSTFTAESLLNILRRMGAKNINITIPSIAKRFTAIDWHASLRDAAAIIMRTGQRIVPIIDENRRVVGVLDPAYIGLDLSYMIKSSQPVIEVSLINAPIVRETDPLIRVLEEMVAHGVDYVIVVDKQYRYLGVIMFTDLLNAVLPYIATSLQQNSLSSRGVK, encoded by the coding sequence GTGAGCGTCCAGCAAGAAAATGCTGCGCGTATATCATCGCTGCAAGGCAGAAACTATAGGGTTATTAATTGGCTCATAGAAGCTATTGGTCGACTGAGCTATGTTGAGAAGTGGATATTCATAAGCACTGTTACCGCAATAACGTCATCCCTCGTCATCGGTTTATTCTACATCATGCTTCGATTAGTTATAAAGATAAGCGCCATGCTCCATGGCGTACACGTAGAGACTGGTTTAACCGATTACTCTGTGCTGGCAATTCATTCACACAATAAGTTCATGATTGTGGTCACGCTCCTACTTGGAGCAGCTATCTCTTCAATAATTGTCTACAAATTAGAACCGGAGGCTGAAGGAGCTGGTGCAGAAAGCGTTGTAGAGGCTTATCATTTTAGAGCTGGTAGTCTTCGAGCCCGCATAGCAGCCGTAAAGACTGTTGCATCTGCGCTTGTACTCGGTATGGGTGGAAGCGCTGGCCCTGAGGGACCCTCGGTCCAGATAGGTGGCTCAGTTGGCGCATTCACAGCTTCAATTTTAAAGCTCGGCATAGAGGAGAGGCGTCTTGCTCTAATTGCTGGTGCAGCTGCGGCACTCTCATTTATATTCCAGAGCCCTATAGGAGCAGCAGTCTTTGCAGCCGAAATTCTCTATGAGGAAGTTCTCGAAGCCTCTGCACTGCCCCCCGCATTGTTATCATCGGCTATAGCGTACGCGTTATCCTTGCATATTCTGGGCCCAGAATATAAGCTGCCCTCGATTCTCATCAATGACCTATTATCGCTGTATAGCCCGGCGGCGCTTGGCGCATATATATTGCTTGGCCTAATCGAAGCAGTATTCGCGTATGCTTTTGTTAAAATATTTTACGCGATAAAAGAAAGAATTGATCGCTTAGTAGAGAAAGGTGTAATAAATGTTTACACGAAGACCATAGTTGGTGCTTCCCTAGCCAGCCTTATAGGCCTAGGTGTGCCGGCAGTCCTCGGTACCGGCGAAGAACTCCTAGGCGAAATGCTTAGTGCATTTGGCGCGCAAGAAGGAGTGGGGCAACTCGTAGGGCTGCATGGCTCAATCTTAGCGATTCTAATACTGCTTGCAGTTATGAAGATGCTAGCCACAAGCCTTACAGTAGGTAGCGGGCTAAGCGGCGGCCTCCTTACGCCAAGCCTCTTTATAGGAGCAATGGTTGGACAAGTAACAGGTATTATAATTGGCCCTCATATAGGTCTTCAACCAGCGGTCCTAGCGTATGTAGGTATGGCTTCGCTGGCGGGTGCGGCCTTTAAAGCTCCAATAGGTTTGGCGTTCTTTGTCGCCGAGATAGGTGGTACGCCAGCACTCATAGTTCCAGGCCTTGTCGCGTCTCTTACAGCTTCGCTAGCAACTCGGAGAGTTACATTCATAAAATCAGCGCTTCGCAAGCCTCTACCGCCTTCAACTTTTACTGCTGAATCGCTGCTTAACATATTGAGACGCATGGGGGCCAAAAACATTAATATAACTATACCTAGTATCGCGAAGAGATTTACAGCTATTGACTGGCATGCTTCCCTTCGTGATGCCGCAGCGATTATAATGAGAACAGGCCAAAGAATAGTACCGATTATCGATGAAAATAGACGCGTTGTAGGTGTGCTTGACCCGGCCTATATAGGTCTTGATCTTAGCTATATGATTAAGTCCAGCCAGCCGGTAATAGAGGTCTCTCTCATTAACGCACCTATAGTGAGGGAGACTGATCCGCTTATACGCGTATTAGAGGAAATGGTTGCCCACGGAGTGGACTATGTAATAGTTGTTGATAAGCAGTATCGCTACCTCGGGGTCATAATGTTTACCGATCTATTAAACGCTGTATTGCCCTATATCGCGACATCTCTCCAACAGAATAGTCTAAGCAGTAGAGGAGTAAAATGA